One window from the genome of Magnolia sinica isolate HGM2019 chromosome 4, MsV1, whole genome shotgun sequence encodes:
- the LOC131242146 gene encoding vacuolar protein sorting-associated protein 29, whose translation MVLVLALGDLHIPHRAPDLPAKFKSMLVPGKIQHIICTGNLCIKEVHDYLKSLCPDMHVARGEYDEDARYPETKTLTIGQFKLGLCHGHQVVPWGDLDSLAMLQRQLDVDILVTGHTHQFKAYKHEGGVVINPGSVTGAYSSITYDVNPSFILMDIDGLRVVVYVYELVDGEVKVDKIDFKKTVTS comes from the exons ATGGTGTTGGTCCTAGCACTGGGAGATCTCCACATCCCTCACAGGGCACCTGATTTGCCAGCAAagttcaaatccatgcttgttCCTGGGAAAATCCAACACATCATATGTACTGGAAATCTATGCATCAAA GAAGTCCATGATTACTTGAAGAGTCTTTGCCCTGACATGCATGTTGCTCGAGGAGAATACGACGAGGATGCACGCTACCCTGAGACCAAGACTCTTACCATTGGTCAATTTAAGCTTGGACTCTGCCATGGTCATCAG GTTGTCCCTTGGGGGGATTTGGATTCTCTAGCAATGCTCCAGAGACAGTTGGATGTGGACATCCTTGTTACAGGCCACACCCATCAATTCAAGGCATACAAGCACGAGGGAGGCGTCGTCATAAACCCTGGCTCTGTGACGGGTGCCTACAGCAGCATTACTTACGATGTCAACCCGAGCTTCATCCTCATGGACATTGACGGCCTGCGCGTCGTGGTGTATGTTTACGAGCTCGTTGATGGAGAGGTGAAGGTTGACAAGATCGATTTCAAGAAGACTGTGACCTCTTGA
- the LOC131242145 gene encoding probable serine/threonine-protein kinase PBL3 — translation MGNCLDASARVVNAQSSQNAFDASKASSKTVSVLSNLTVSSYSGKSTNENLPTPRTEFEILSSPYLKALSFNELKNATRNFRPESLLGEGGFGYVFKGWIDEQTLAAARPGSGMVIAVKKLKPEGFQGHKEWLTEVNYLGQLHHPNLVKLIGYCSEGDNRLLVYEFMPKGSLENHLFRRGAQPLSWAIRMKVAIGAARGLAFLHDADSQVIYRDFKASNILLDSEFNPKLSDFGLAKDGPTGDRTHVSTQVMGTHGYAAPEYIATGRLSAKSDVYSFGVVLLELLSGRRSLDKTKVGIEQNLVDWAKPHLGDKRKLFRIMDTKLEGQYPQKAAYTAAGITLQCLSSEAKARPRMAEVLATLEQLQTTKNVSKHSQTAQQAASSPIRKLPMRHIPSPLNLTPGGSPLPSYRQSPRVR, via the exons ATGGGCAACTGCTTGGACGCTTCTGCGAGAGTTGTGAATGCTCAGAGCTCTCAAAATGCTTTCG ACGCATCAAAAGCCAGCAGCAAAACAGTTTCAGTGCTTTCCAATCTAACAGTGTCATCATACAGTGGAAAGAGCACCAACGAGAACCTCCCTACTCCACGAACTGAGTTTGAGATATTATCATCCCCATATTTGAAGGCCCTATCCttcaatgagctaaaaaatgcCACAAGAAACTTCCGTCCAGAGAGTCTTCTTGGAGAAGGAGGATTTGGCTATGTTTTTAAAGGATGGATAGATGAGCAAACTCTTGCTGCTGCAAGGCCCGGATCTGGCATGGTCATTGCTGTCAAGAAACTTAAACCAGAGGGTTTCCAAGGTCACAAAGAGTGGTTG ACGGAGGTTAACTATCTTGGCCAACTTCACCATCCAAATCTGGTTAAGCTCATTGGATACTGTTCGGAGGGAGACAACCGTCTTTTGGTTTATGAATTCATGCCAAAAGGCAGTTTGGAGAATCACCTCTTTAGAA GAGGTGCTCAGCCACTTTCTTGGGCAATAAGGATGAAGGTTGCCATAGGTGCTGCTAGAGGACTCGCGTTTCTACATGATGCCGATTCCCAAGTCATCTACCGTGATTTTAAGGCTTCGAATATCCTTCTTGACTCG GAGTTTAATCCAAAGCTTTCAGACTTTGGCTTGGCAAAAGATGGCCCAACTGGGGACAGGACCCATGTCTCCACGCAAGTTATGGGTACTCATGGCTATGCAGCTCCTGAATACATCGCCACAG GTCGACTTTCTGCAAAGAGTGATGTTTACAGCTTTGGTGTCGTGTTGTTGGAGCTGCTATCCGGACGCCGCTCCTTGGACAAAACCAAAGTAGGCATAGAACAGAATCTAGTTGATTGGGCAAAGCCGCATTTGGGTGACAAGCGGAAGCTATTCCGAATCATGGACACCAAGTTGGAGGGCCAATATCCACAGAAAGCAGCCTATACGGCCGCCGGCATCACTTTACAGTGCCTCAGCTCCGAAGCAAAAGCTCGGCCACGCATGGCTGAGGTGTTGGCAACACTTGAACAGCTTCAAACCACAAAGAACGTGTCCAAACACTCCCAAACAGCACAGCAAGCAGCTTCTAGTCCTATCCGGAAGTTGCCAATGAGACACATCCCTTCGCCACTGAATCTGACACCCGGTGGCTCCCCATTGCCATCCTACCGACAATCACCACGGGTACGGTAA